The genomic segment GGCATCATAAAGAATGCTCAAGCCAAGAGCCATAATAAAGACCACGATCACGAATTTAAGATTGCGTTTGATGGTTCTACTCATAGATCACCTCCAGAAGTAAAGTTGAAACACCAGAGAACTCAGATCATAGGCGAGACAGTTATCTGATACGAGGTCGTGTCAGGCCTGGCGCTGACTTGACCCGTCTCAGTGACGCATTGTTGATCAACGGCTCGAAAGCATCCAGAAGCGGAACTCATTCACTGACTCCCTTCATCAGGATTTCATTCCTTATCAGTCCGGCACGCGGCAAAATCATACAAGCTGATAAGCGGAGCGAACCCTTGGTCAGCATTTCATTCCTTATCGGTCCAGCACAGGGTCGTTGTTTTCGGCGCGGCTTGTCTACATCGCCTGCAACCGCGCTTCGAGTTGTTTCAGTTCATTCGTGATTTCCTGTGGGAGTCGCTCGCCGAACTGGCTATAGAATTCTTCCAGCTCACGGACAGCATTGAGCCAGCCCGGCACATCCACTGAGGTGAGCTCTTGCATTGCTCCCGGTTTCAGTGGAAGGTCGCTTACATCAATAGCGTCAGGCGTTGGCAAGAGGCCAATGGGTGTTTCCTTCGCTTCGCCCTTACCGCGTACGCGGTCTACGATCCATTTCAGCACGCGGGCATTTTCTCCGAATCCGGGCCAGAGAAAGTCGCCTTCAGCATCCTTTCGGAACCAATTGACGCGAAAGATGAGCGGGGGCTTCTTGAGGCGCTTTCCCATCTCAAGCCAGTGGCGGAAGTAGTCGCCCATGTGATAGCCGCAGAAGGGAAGCATGGCCATCGGGTCACGCCGCTTGACGCCCACACGGCCGACGGCTGCTGCGGTCGTCTCGGCGCCCATGCCGGAGCCCATAAAGACTCCATGTTGCCAGGAGAGCGCCTGCATCACCAGTGGCACGACGGCTGAGCGCCGGCTGCCAAAGATGATGGCCGAAATCGGGACGCCCTTGGGGTCTTCCCAGTGCGGCGAGATGATCGGGCATTGACGGAGCGGCGTGGTGAACCGCGAGTTTGGATGAGCGACCGGCTCGCCTTCGGGTTTCCATGGTTCTCCTTTCCAGTTGACCAGTCCTTCCATCGGCTCTGTCCCGATGCCTTCCCACCACGGTTCCTTCGTCGGGGTTAGACCGACGTTGGTGAACAGCGAGTTCTTCTTGAGCATCTCCAGCGCGACCGGATTGGTGTGCGGTCCGGTGCCGGGAGCGACGCCGAACATGCCGGCTTCGGGATTGATCGCTCGCAATTGTCCTTCCTCGTCAATGAACATCCAGGCGATGTCATCGCCGACCGTCCAGACTTTATAGCCCGCCAACGCAGGGAGCATAAGCGCGAAATTGGTCTTGCCCGAGGCGCTCGGAAATGCAGCAGCCACGTAGGTGATCTCGCCGCTCGGTTCTTCAAACCCGATAATCAGCATGTGCTCGGCCATCCATCCTTCCTGTCGCGCGAGCCAACTGGCGATGCGCAGTGAGAAGCATTTCTTTCCGAGCAGCGCATTGCCTCCGTAACCCGAGCCGTAGCTCCAAATCAATTGCTCTTCAGGAAAATGAAGGATGTACCGGCGCTCCGGCGACAGGTCGCCAACGGAGTGTAACCCCGGCACAAAGTTGTTGGTCTGCTTCAGGTGGTCCAATGCAGGCTTTCCCACCCGTGTCATGATATGCATGCTGGCGGCGACATAGAGGCTATCGGTTGCCTGCACACCGACGCGACTGTAAGGCGAACCAACCGGTCCCATCAAGTAGGGAATGACATACATTGTTCGTCCCTTCATGCAGCCGCGGAACAGCGCTCCCACTCTCTCTTTGGCTTCGGCGGGGTCCATCCAGTTGTTGTTTGGGCCTGCATCATCGCGATGGCGCGTGCAAATGAACGTCAGATGCTCGGTTCGAGCTACATCCTGTGGGTGGCTGCGGTGCAGGTAGCAGTTGGGATACGTTTGCCGGTTTAGCTCCAGGAATGTTCCGTCTCGCAACCCCTGTTCGATAAAGCGGTCATATTCCTGTTGCGACCCATCGCACCAGTAAATGTTGTCGGGTGTGGTCAGTGCTGCTGCCTGATCAACCCATGCATTCAGGTCTGTGTGGTTCATACGTTTCCTCTCAGGACTAAAATTGGTTTGATTCTGTGTCAATCCCATCAACCGATCGGTATCCCGCCCTGGCGCCGAATCTTGCTCGCCGGCGAAGTATAATCCGGGAGAATCATCGGGGCGATCAACCCGTTGAGGCTGCCGGTGGCAGCCAGCGCGTGATGGTATTGCTCAACGTGCCTCAGCGTCAGCGCTCCGAGTCTGGTCTGCAGAGCGGCGCGCGCGGCCGTTTGCCCGGCGCGACGGCCAAACACAAGGATGTCGAGCAAGGAATTTCCCATCAGACGGTTTCGCCCGTGCACGCCGCCGCTGGCTTCACCAGCCACATAGAGACCTGGGATACTGGTCTCAGCTCGTTCATTGATCAGGATGCCCCCATTTTGATAATGCTGTGTAGGATAGACAAGGATCGGCTCGCTGGTGATGTCAATGCCGTAGCGTTTGTACTGTCGCACCATCGCGGGCAGCGCTCGCGCTGTCGTTCCGGGTCCGCGTTTGATGTCAATCATCGGCGTATCGAGCCAGACGCCGAGCATGCCGGTGGGTGTGACGACGCCACGATTGCGCTGAGTGCATTCCCGGATGATGGCGGCTGAGACCAGATCGCGCGTCTCTAATTCGTTGACGAACTGCTCGCCTTCGACGTTGAGCAACTGAGCGCCTAAGCCACGCACTTTTTCGGTCACTAGTTGACCGAGAATCTGTTCGGGATAGGCCACGCCGGTGGGATGGTACTGAACCGTGTCCATAAAGACGAGTCGGGCGCCTGCTCGGTATGCCAGTACGATGCCGTCGGCTGTGGCGCCGTAATGATTGGTCGTGGGGAATCCCTGCACGTGCAATCGTCCCATGCCGCCGGTGGCGATGATGGTCGAGCGCGCGCGCACGACAAAGAATTCTTCCGTCTCCAGATCACACAAGATCGCGCCGGCGCACTGGCCGGACTCGTCCAGCAGCAATTCGACGGCTGGAGAAAATTCCAGGACCTGGATGCCGCGATTGCGAGCCTCGTCGCGCAGCACGCGCATGATTTCCATGCCGGTATAGTCACGACACGAATGCATCCGTCGGCGCGACGTGCCGCCGCCATGTACGGTGCGCATCGTTCCATCCGGCTCCTTATCGAACATGACGCCGAGCTCCTCGAGCCAGCGGATGATAGCCGGCGCGTCTGTCACTAATGCGCGGGCCAATTCCGGGATATTCACAAAGCCGCCTCCACCGACAAGGTCCAGGTAATGTTGAGCGGGCGAGTCATTCTCCTTGTCTGCGGCCTGGATGCCGCCTTGCGCCATGATGGTGTTGGAATCGCCCCAGCGCAATTTGGTGGCGAGCAACACGCGGACGCCTTGCTCCGCGGCTGTCAATGCGGCTGCTGTCCCTGCGCCCCCGCCGCCCAGAATCAACACGTCAGTATCGTAGTCAATGCGGGTCACATCGAACATGGCCGGATCAATGCGGCTGCGAGCTTCTAGCAGGTCGGCCAGCTCGTGAGGGACGCGGTCACCTCTATTCGGCCCAACGGCCAGTGGCCGAAAGCTCTCAGCTCGATAGTCGGGATGAAACGACTCCAGCACCTGCTGTTTTGCAGCGAGCGACATGCGGGGCATGGTCTCTTTCAATCGGCGAGCGCGCGTGGCCTCGACTGCAAGAAGCGAAGCGTGCATACATTCCGGATATGGCATAGCATTCTGCTCCTTTTAATCTTCGTCTTTCTTTGCCGGCGTGGTTTCTTCCGGCTCAATCTCGCGCTGCGCGTAGAGCGACTCCAACTCCTGTCGGCTCATGCGCTGCAATCTGGACAGTTCATCATCGAACTGCCCCTCGGTGATTTCTGCCAAACGTCGGCTCAGATGCGCCGCCAGTGGCTGCCGATACCGTCCGTACAAGCGCCTTCCCAACTGCGCCACGTGGTAGTGGGCGATCTCTGCCGGACAACGGCTCGCGCACAGGCCGCACTGTAAACAATCGAACGACAGATCGGCGACGCGGTCTACCTCGCCCCGCTGCGCGGCGGCGATGTAGCGCATGACGTCAAGGTCTTGGGGACAAACTTTTCGACAGGTGTTGCACTGTAAGCAGCGGAGGATTTCCGGATAAAAACGGATGAACACGTCGCCAGCAGGGCGCAGCGCCCGCAGGTCGTATGTCGCCTTTTGCGCGGGATAGAAGGGAATCTGCGTCAGGTACATATTCTCTTCGATCATCGTCTGGCAGGCCAAGCCGATCTTCAGACGGTAATCGTCAGCGACCCGGTAGACCGTGGCGCATGCGCCGCAGAAGCCCCCACGACAGCCAACGCCGCGCACGAGTCGGTAGCCGGCATACTCCAGCGCCTTCAGGATTGTCAGCCCTTCCGGCACGGCGTAGCGCTTGCCGGCAATCGAGATGCTGATCAGGCGAGGCTGCACCGCTTCATTCAATTCGCTCTGTTTTTCGAGCACTTCAACGAGTGTTTCCATAAGCGCCTCTCATCCTGATAATTTTTCTTCGACACTGCGCACTTTGTCTTCCATCGTTTGATCGCGATCAACACGGGTTCCGATCTTCACAAAACTGGAGATGCGCGGCACGCCGCGCTGATGGATCACTTCGTGACACTGCCGAATGGCCGCCATGACCTCATCCCATTCGCCTTCAATATTGGTTCCATGCGCATGCAGATGAATCTTCAATCCGCTTTCTTTGAGAATCTTCTCGCACTCGGCGATGTATGGTGAAAGCGAAATGCCAACACCGAGCGGAATCAATGAAAAGTCAGCGATCACCTTCATATTGCTCCTCCTTTCCATTGTGAGGTCATCTGTTGGTGAAGCGCGTCCGTGCGCAAGCCGAGTTGGTCCTGATCGAGCCCCAGCGCCAAGCCCAGAAGCTGGGTAAAGTACGCGACCGTCATCGCCGTATGATTCGGTCCCATATAGGCGATGTTGTAGGAGCAAAGCGGACAGGTTGTCACAAGCATCTCGGCTCCAAGCTGGGTCGCCCGCTGAACAATCGTTTGTGAACATTGACGCGCCAGTTCCGGCTTGCTGACCGAGAGAAACGAGCCGCAGCACTCAGTCTTCCAGGGAAAGTCCACTACGGTGCAGCCGAGCGTGTGCAGCAGGTCCTCCAAGATGGTGGGCTGTTCCGGGTCGTCCATGCCGATTTCGTCTGAAGGTCGCAGTAACAAGCAACCGTAATACGGAGCGACGCGCGCGCCCTGAAGGGCCTGCACAGCGCCGTTGGCCGCGATTTTCTGACTGATCGCTTCATAGCCGATGTCGTCTCGCAGCACCTCCAGCAGATGCACCACCCGGACCTCAGCTCGATAGGGTTCTTCCAGATATTCGGAGACGATGGCGCGTTTTTGGGCATCCTGCGCCAGCGTGTAATGGGTGCGCTTGAGCGTGTTGTAGCAGAACGTGCAGAGCGTCATCAGGCGCTGTGCAGGATCGGTGCGTTGCGCGTGTACCAGCACGCGCGCCGGCGCAAGCAAAGACATAAGGTTGTCGGTCGTCTGCGGGAATAGGCCGCCACAGCAGGTGAAATCGGTCAGCTCCACCAGTTCAATATCCAGCGCAGCGGCCACCGCTTTGGCCGAGAGGTCGAACGTCTGGGCGACCGTGCGCAACGTGCAACCTGGATAGTAGAGCAGTTTCATTTTTCACCCCGAATGTTTTCTCAACGCGCTGACGGCTGCTTGCTGTGGCAACTGAGCCGCCAGTTCCGCTGGCAAGCGAAAGACCTGAATCGGCGCGTATCCCGCGCGAATCAGCAGCGCGCGTAATGCTTCCATCACACGCGCCAGATCAACCCCCTTCGGACAGCGTGAAGAGCATGTCAGACACGCCGCGCAGTGCCAAGGCGTATTGCTGCTGAGCACGGGTTCCAGTTGACCAAGCTGCATCAATCGAATGATCGTATGTGGCAGAATGTCCATCGAAAACGCAAGCGGACAGCCCGCCGTGCACTTGCCACACTGGTAGCAGGCATAAAGGTTCTGGCCGCTCAGTTCTTCGACTTCACGAAGCAGGTCCTTCTCCTGCATGTTGTTTTTGTGAATGAGCGCGCGCATGGTTACCTCACGGCAAGGGTGACGGAGTCCATCTCTTGAACCGAAACGCCGAACTGATAGCCGGCTTCGAATGCTTTGAGATTGAGCTGCTCCGTCCCCTTAGGCACGGTTGTGGCAATTGCGTGCTTGAGCGCCTCTTTGCCCACGCACGAAGTGATGGCTGCTACGAATCCTAACATCACCATGTTAGCAACGATCTTTTTGCCTAATTCTTCGGCCATCCGCGTGGCCGGAATGGCGTAGACGGTCTGCTGTTTGTCCTCGTCGCTGAGTTCGACCAGCTCTTCCTCAATAATAAACGTGCAATGCTGCGGGCGCTTTCGTCCGTAGGTATTATAGGCGTCTTGCGAGAGCACGACTAAAACGTCCGGCTCAGTGACCTTTGGATAATCAATTTCATCAGGCGAGATGAGCACGTCGCAGGCGCTCGCGCCGCCGCGCGATTCCGGCCCATACGATTGGGAGAGCGTGGCGTTTTTCTGCTCGAAAATGGAGGCGGCTTTTCCGAGCACGTATCCCATCATCACGACACCCTGACCGCCGAATCCACTGATGCGTATCTGAAGCAGCTCAGGCATTCTCATGGTTCACCTCACCGACAAGGGGGCTGCCTTTTCTTTTGCCCAGCGTCTCTGAGGCAGCTCAAGCATTCTCATGGTTCACTCCTGTTGAGCCTTTCGATCAATTTCGGCCCGCACCAGATCAAGGAACGTAGGCTTTTCCTTATCAACGAACCTCCCACACACAATGGGACCGCCCAGCCTCAGTTCTGTTTCGTCAAACGAGGCATTATGTTTGATAACGGTGTTTTCCCGGTAGTAGCGCATCTCCTCGATCGCTTCGCCGATTTTGTTTCGCCTGCCGTAATTGGTTGGGCACGGCGAGATCACTTCCACGAACGAGAAACCTCGCTTGTTGAGCGCTTCGACCATCGAGTGTCGGAGTCGTCGTGGGTCCAGCGTTGTCCAGCGGGCGACATAGGTGGCTCCGCTGGCTGCCGCCAGCAGCGGCAGATTGAACCCGTACTCAACATTCCCGTAAGGCGTGGTTGTGGTCTTTCCGCCCATGTGAGTCGTCGGGCCGCTCTGTCCACCGGTCATGCCGTAGTTGAAGTTGTTCACACAGATCACCGTGATGTCCACATTGCGCCGCGCAGCATGGATGAAATGGTTGCCGCCGATGGCCACAATATCGCCGTCTCCGCTGAAGACCACGACCTTCAACTCCGGGTTGACAAGATGCAACCCGATGGCAAATGGAATGGCGCGACCATGTGTCGTGTGGAAGCTGTTACAGTGCATATAGCCGGCCACACGCCCGGTGCAGCCAATGCCGGAGACGACGCAGAGCTTATGCAGATCAATCTGCAGCTCTTTCAATGCTTCGATGAAGGCAACCAAAGCCGTTCCGATTCCGCAGCCTGAACACCAAATGTGCGGAATACGATCAACGCGCAGCGCCCATTCTGCCGGGTGAACGAGCTGTTCCAGCACATCCTCGTACCGTTCTTCCTCGATGAATTCTATCGAGCGTTCCTCGCGTACCATTGGCATAGGTTTAGAACTCCTTGGGCAGTCGCTCCAATTGCGCTGCTGTAAACACTGGTCCATCTTTGCACACATAGACGCTGCCCACGTTGCAACGTCCGCATTTTCCGAATCCGCATTTCATCTTGTTTTCCAACGTCGTCACGACGCGCTCTTTGGGATAGCCGCATTTTTCCAGTGTCAGCAGCATGAAATGAATCATGATGGGCGGACCACAGGTGATGACAATTGAATCGCTCGGCGTGGGCGCGATTTTTTCAAACACGTGCGGCACCAGTCCGACCTCGCCGTCCCACTCCGGCGTCTCCCCGCCGGGATCAACCGTGCGAATGAGTTTCACGCCATCAAACGCGCTCCATTCGTTCATCTCCTCTTTGTAGACGAGATCAGCCACGGTCCGCGCGCCATTGAGGATGAGAATCTCGCCATAGTCCTTGCGATGATCGAGCACAAACTGCAAAGGCGCTCGCAACGCTGCCATCCCGATGCCGCCCCCGACGAAGATCAAATTGCGTCCGCGCCAGCTCTCCAGCGGGAAGAAATTCCCATAGGGACCACGCAAGCCGACCGCGTCTCCGACGGCGAGCTCGCGCAATGCGCCGGTCACTTTGCCCATCAGTTTGA from the Blastocatellia bacterium genome contains:
- a CDS encoding phosphoenolpyruvate carboxykinase (GTP), with protein sequence MGLTQNQTNFSPERKRMNHTDLNAWVDQAAALTTPDNIYWCDGSQQEYDRFIEQGLRDGTFLELNRQTYPNCYLHRSHPQDVARTEHLTFICTRHRDDAGPNNNWMDPAEAKERVGALFRGCMKGRTMYVIPYLMGPVGSPYSRVGVQATDSLYVAASMHIMTRVGKPALDHLKQTNNFVPGLHSVGDLSPERRYILHFPEEQLIWSYGSGYGGNALLGKKCFSLRIASWLARQEGWMAEHMLIIGFEEPSGEITYVAAAFPSASGKTNFALMLPALAGYKVWTVGDDIAWMFIDEEGQLRAINPEAGMFGVAPGTGPHTNPVALEMLKKNSLFTNVGLTPTKEPWWEGIGTEPMEGLVNWKGEPWKPEGEPVAHPNSRFTTPLRQCPIISPHWEDPKGVPISAIIFGSRRSAVVPLVMQALSWQHGVFMGSGMGAETTAAAVGRVGVKRRDPMAMLPFCGYHMGDYFRHWLEMGKRLKKPPLIFRVNWFRKDAEGDFLWPGFGENARVLKWIVDRVRGKGEAKETPIGLLPTPDAIDVSDLPLKPGAMQELTSVDVPGWLNAVRELEEFYSQFGERLPQEITNELKQLEARLQAM
- a CDS encoding FAD-binding protein; its protein translation is MPYPECMHASLLAVEATRARRLKETMPRMSLAAKQQVLESFHPDYRAESFRPLAVGPNRGDRVPHELADLLEARSRIDPAMFDVTRIDYDTDVLILGGGGAGTAAALTAAEQGVRVLLATKLRWGDSNTIMAQGGIQAADKENDSPAQHYLDLVGGGGFVNIPELARALVTDAPAIIRWLEELGVMFDKEPDGTMRTVHGGGTSRRRMHSCRDYTGMEIMRVLRDEARNRGIQVLEFSPAVELLLDESGQCAGAILCDLETEEFFVVRARSTIIATGGMGRLHVQGFPTTNHYGATADGIVLAYRAGARLVFMDTVQYHPTGVAYPEQILGQLVTEKVRGLGAQLLNVEGEQFVNELETRDLVSAAIIRECTQRNRGVVTPTGMLGVWLDTPMIDIKRGPGTTARALPAMVRQYKRYGIDITSEPILVYPTQHYQNGGILINERAETSIPGLYVAGEASGGVHGRNRLMGNSLLDILVFGRRAGQTAARAALQTRLGALTLRHVEQYHHALAATGSLNGLIAPMILPDYTSPASKIRRQGGIPIG
- a CDS encoding 4Fe-4S dicluster domain-containing protein is translated as METLVEVLEKQSELNEAVQPRLISISIAGKRYAVPEGLTILKALEYAGYRLVRGVGCRGGFCGACATVYRVADDYRLKIGLACQTMIEENMYLTQIPFYPAQKATYDLRALRPAGDVFIRFYPEILRCLQCNTCRKVCPQDLDVMRYIAAAQRGEVDRVADLSFDCLQCGLCASRCPAEIAHYHVAQLGRRLYGRYRQPLAAHLSRRLAEITEGQFDDELSRLQRMSRQELESLYAQREIEPEETTPAKKDED
- a CDS encoding MTH1187 family thiamine-binding protein: MKVIADFSLIPLGVGISLSPYIAECEKILKESGLKIHLHAHGTNIEGEWDEVMAAIRQCHEVIHQRGVPRISSFVKIGTRVDRDQTMEDKVRSVEEKLSG
- a CDS encoding CoB--CoM heterodisulfide reductase iron-sulfur subunit B family protein, whose product is MKLLYYPGCTLRTVAQTFDLSAKAVAAALDIELVELTDFTCCGGLFPQTTDNLMSLLAPARVLVHAQRTDPAQRLMTLCTFCYNTLKRTHYTLAQDAQKRAIVSEYLEEPYRAEVRVVHLLEVLRDDIGYEAISQKIAANGAVQALQGARVAPYYGCLLLRPSDEIGMDDPEQPTILEDLLHTLGCTVVDFPWKTECCGSFLSVSKPELARQCSQTIVQRATQLGAEMLVTTCPLCSYNIAYMGPNHTAMTVAYFTQLLGLALGLDQDQLGLRTDALHQQMTSQWKGGAI
- a CDS encoding 4Fe-4S dicluster domain-containing protein; the encoded protein is MRALIHKNNMQEKDLLREVEELSGQNLYACYQCGKCTAGCPLAFSMDILPHTIIRLMQLGQLEPVLSSNTPWHCAACLTCSSRCPKGVDLARVMEALRALLIRAGYAPIQVFRLPAELAAQLPQQAAVSALRKHSG
- a CDS encoding 2-oxoacid:acceptor oxidoreductase family protein, coding for MRMPELLQIRISGFGGQGVVMMGYVLGKAASIFEQKNATLSQSYGPESRGGASACDVLISPDEIDYPKVTEPDVLVVLSQDAYNTYGRKRPQHCTFIIEEELVELSDEDKQQTVYAIPATRMAEELGKKIVANMVMLGFVAAITSCVGKEALKHAIATTVPKGTEQLNLKAFEAGYQFGVSVQEMDSVTLAVR
- a CDS encoding thiamine pyrophosphate-dependent enzyme — protein: MPMVREERSIEFIEEERYEDVLEQLVHPAEWALRVDRIPHIWCSGCGIGTALVAFIEALKELQIDLHKLCVVSGIGCTGRVAGYMHCNSFHTTHGRAIPFAIGLHLVNPELKVVVFSGDGDIVAIGGNHFIHAARRNVDITVICVNNFNYGMTGGQSGPTTHMGGKTTTTPYGNVEYGFNLPLLAAASGATYVARWTTLDPRRLRHSMVEALNKRGFSFVEVISPCPTNYGRRNKIGEAIEEMRYYRENTVIKHNASFDETELRLGGPIVCGRFVDKEKPTFLDLVRAEIDRKAQQE
- a CDS encoding FAD/NAD(P)-binding protein codes for the protein MAMKNPYVPSILTVDEIRDETPDVRTLRLRLPSNGSRLSWRAGQFAQFTVFGVGECPFTFANSPTRAEYVECTFKLMGKVTGALRELAVGDAVGLRGPYGNFFPLESWRGRNLIFVGGGIGMAALRAPLQFVLDHRKDYGEILILNGARTVADLVYKEEMNEWSAFDGVKLIRTVDPGGETPEWDGEVGLVPHVFEKIAPTPSDSIVITCGPPIMIHFMLLTLEKCGYPKERVVTTLENKMKCGFGKCGRCNVGSVYVCKDGPVFTAAQLERLPKEF